From a region of the Candidatus Sulfotelmatobacter sp. genome:
- a CDS encoding NAD-binding protein, whose amino-acid sequence MRSVPLILVVGGDALAVRVCEELCATQGHRAALVWMHDHALAAKLQRIDCEYVPHAPNDYDALVVAGVGEATAIVAISDDDRLNLQVALKARDLNPTIRVVLRQFNRTLGRKLEQNLPDCSVISLASHSAASFVGAALDPSCFYALQFPDAGGVQAGFAERTAAELGVVGLAVREAQAKLRLRVIASAGLPISDSTLPLGPDDRLVVFAKVDQLAAGSVSRHVVRTERRHNHLRRLQVAFTKRLASARRIDPVLRRLVFGLGAFVVLAILYFGVALQLDPVTAVYFVATTLTATGYGDITPLGHGGVAMLASNVVMIGGLVASGIFIAFLSSALTQAQFTALQGLRQIHTHGHVLVCGVGNVGQSVVEYLLTLGHKVVVIDTHPDAAIVEASRARRIELMTADATRDATLALCNLGAARAVIAVTESDTANLEVALGVHGRNPQIPVVMRVQDDAFAVSIASQFDAIQTFSTTSLAAPVFAMLSRFPGTRGRIAFGEDTYNVGERQQGEVPQPPPADLCIPLGVWRRGSFLFIDSFAEMEPYDRLLFLVPMSQFKPPAGTRESLAATNT is encoded by the coding sequence ATGCGTTCGGTTCCTCTAATCCTCGTCGTGGGCGGCGACGCCCTGGCGGTGCGCGTCTGCGAGGAGCTCTGCGCGACCCAGGGGCACCGCGCCGCCTTGGTCTGGATGCACGATCACGCGCTGGCAGCCAAGCTGCAGCGCATCGATTGCGAGTACGTACCGCACGCGCCCAACGACTACGACGCGCTGGTCGTGGCCGGCGTCGGCGAGGCGACCGCGATCGTGGCGATCTCGGACGACGATCGCCTCAACTTGCAGGTCGCTCTCAAGGCTCGCGACCTGAACCCCACCATCCGCGTCGTGCTGCGGCAATTCAACCGCACCTTGGGCCGCAAGCTCGAGCAGAACCTGCCGGACTGCTCGGTGATCTCGCTGGCCTCCCACTCCGCGGCCTCGTTCGTCGGGGCCGCGCTCGACCCGTCGTGCTTCTATGCGCTGCAATTCCCGGATGCGGGCGGCGTGCAGGCCGGATTCGCCGAGCGCACGGCCGCCGAGCTGGGCGTGGTCGGGCTGGCGGTCCGCGAGGCGCAGGCGAAACTACGCCTGCGCGTGATCGCCAGCGCCGGGCTGCCGATCAGCGATTCGACGTTGCCGCTGGGACCCGACGATCGGCTGGTCGTGTTCGCGAAGGTCGATCAGCTCGCCGCCGGCAGCGTGTCCCGCCACGTCGTGCGCACCGAGCGGCGTCACAACCACCTGCGGCGGCTGCAAGTCGCGTTCACGAAGCGGCTCGCGTCGGCGCGCCGCATCGACCCGGTCCTGCGGCGGCTGGTGTTCGGGCTGGGCGCTTTCGTGGTGCTCGCGATCTTGTATTTCGGCGTCGCGCTGCAACTCGACCCCGTCACGGCCGTCTATTTCGTCGCGACGACGTTGACGGCCACCGGCTACGGCGACATCACGCCGCTGGGCCACGGCGGCGTCGCGATGCTGGCCTCGAACGTCGTGATGATCGGCGGCCTGGTCGCCAGCGGCATCTTCATCGCCTTCCTCAGCTCCGCGCTCACGCAGGCACAGTTCACCGCGCTGCAAGGCTTGCGGCAGATCCACACCCACGGGCACGTGCTCGTCTGCGGCGTCGGCAACGTCGGGCAGAGCGTCGTCGAGTATCTGCTCACGCTCGGCCACAAGGTCGTCGTCATCGACACGCACCCCGACGCCGCGATCGTCGAAGCGTCCCGCGCGCGGCGCATCGAGCTGATGACCGCCGACGCGACGCGCGACGCGACCTTGGCGCTGTGCAACCTCGGCGCGGCGCGCGCGGTGATCGCCGTCACCGAGTCGGATACCGCCAACCTCGAGGTCGCGCTGGGCGTACACGGCCGCAACCCGCAGATCCCGGTCGTGATGCGCGTCCAGGACGACGCCTTCGCAGTTTCGATAGCGAGCCAGTTCGACGCGATCCAGACCTTCTCGACGACCAGCCTGGCCGCGCCCGTCTTCGCGATGCTCTCGCGCTTTCCGGGGACGCGCGGCCGGATCGCCTTCGGCGAGGACACCTACAACGTGGGGGAGCGCCAGCAGGGAGAGGTGCCGCAACCCCCTCCGGCGGACCTGTGCATACCCCTCGGCGTCTGGCGGCGAGGCTCGTTCCTCTTCATCGACTCCTTTGCCGAGATGGAGCCCTACGACCGGCTTCTGTTCTTGGTCCCGATGTCACAATTCAAACCGCCGGCGGGGACTCGCGAGTCCTTGGCGGCAACCAACACATAG
- a CDS encoding rhodanese-like domain-containing protein codes for MTEIGVEELKRRRDAGEPHLLLDVREPDEIATASVSGATTIPMAQVPERLGELPHDLPIVVMCHGGGRSGRVTAFLNGNGFPNAVNLAGGIDDWSERIDPSVPRY; via the coding sequence ATGACCGAGATCGGCGTCGAAGAGCTCAAGCGCCGCCGCGACGCGGGCGAGCCGCATCTGCTGCTCGACGTGCGCGAGCCCGATGAGATCGCGACCGCGTCCGTCAGTGGCGCGACGACGATTCCGATGGCGCAGGTCCCCGAGCGGCTCGGCGAGCTGCCGCACGATCTGCCGATCGTCGTCATGTGTCACGGCGGCGGCCGCAGCGGCCGCGTCACCGCGTTCCTCAACGGCAACGGTTTCCCCAACGCCGTCAACCTGGCCGGCGGGATCGACGACTGGTCGGAGCGGATCGACCCCAGCGTCCCGCGGTACTGA
- a CDS encoding succinylglutamate desuccinylase/aspartoacylase family protein, with protein MGAPRTLLLAEMGSAGAPTISLSAGVHGDEPAAPWALLSLVRDGLLDARFAYRIWPCLNPSGYVVGTRENAEGDDVNRSFSRGGTTPEARAVITANRDRRFVLTIDLHEDYEAQGAYVFEPLAPGASPRFAPMVVRALDDAGLPVQTLDASFDLGTPPSEEPAYRLERGAVIVDAEAEARLFKGLPASLFHYRRGTSPLTIESPRPRPWEERIATHRVAVTTALAVLASDKER; from the coding sequence GTGGGCGCTCCGCGCACGCTGCTGCTGGCCGAAATGGGGTCGGCCGGTGCTCCGACGATCTCGCTCTCGGCGGGCGTCCACGGTGACGAGCCGGCCGCGCCCTGGGCGCTGCTCTCGTTGGTGCGGGACGGTCTGCTCGACGCGCGGTTCGCCTACCGCATCTGGCCGTGCCTGAACCCGAGCGGGTACGTCGTGGGGACGCGGGAGAACGCGGAAGGAGACGACGTCAACCGCAGTTTTTCGCGCGGCGGCACGACGCCTGAGGCGCGCGCCGTCATCACCGCCAACCGCGACCGCCGCTTCGTGCTCACGATCGACTTGCACGAAGACTACGAAGCGCAGGGTGCGTACGTGTTCGAACCGCTGGCTCCCGGCGCGTCGCCGCGCTTCGCGCCGATGGTCGTGCGCGCGCTCGACGACGCCGGCTTGCCGGTGCAGACGCTCGACGCGAGTTTCGATCTCGGCACGCCGCCGTCCGAAGAGCCGGCGTATCGGCTCGAGCGCGGCGCGGTGATCGTCGACGCGGAGGCGGAGGCGCGTTTGTTCAAGGGGTTGCCGGCTTCGCTGTTCCACTATCGCCGCGGCACCTCGCCGTTGACGATCGAGTCGCCGCGCCCGCGTCCGTGGGAGGAGCGGATCGCGACGCATCGCGTCGCCGTCACCACGGCGCTGGCCGTGCTGGCATCCGACAAAGAGCGCTAG
- a CDS encoding thiazole synthase has product MDTDADLLRIGSYTFRSRLLVGTGKYPSLEIMQQAHEASGAQVVTVAIRRMHLDERSGRTLVDYIDRARMTVLPNTAGCFTAKDAVLTAKLAREALGTALIKVEVIGDPQTLYPDTGETLVACEQLVRDGFTVLPYVVDDPIACKRLEELGCAAVMPLAAPIGSGLGVCNPYSIRLIKERARVPVIVDAGVGTASDATIAMELGVDAVLMNTGIALAQDPVRMARAMKAGVEAGRDAFLAGRMERKPYASASSPTRDLIVTKTGERP; this is encoded by the coding sequence ATGGATACCGACGCCGATCTGCTGCGGATCGGCAGCTACACGTTCCGTTCGCGCCTGCTGGTCGGGACGGGCAAGTACCCCTCGCTCGAGATCATGCAGCAGGCGCACGAGGCCAGCGGCGCGCAGGTCGTGACCGTCGCCATCCGCCGCATGCACCTCGACGAGCGCAGCGGCCGAACGCTGGTCGACTACATCGACCGCGCGCGCATGACCGTGCTGCCGAACACCGCGGGGTGCTTCACCGCCAAGGACGCGGTGCTGACGGCGAAGCTGGCGCGCGAAGCGCTCGGCACCGCGCTGATCAAGGTCGAGGTGATCGGCGACCCGCAGACGCTCTATCCCGACACCGGCGAGACGCTGGTCGCCTGCGAACAGCTGGTACGCGACGGCTTCACCGTGCTGCCGTACGTCGTCGACGATCCGATCGCGTGCAAGCGGCTCGAAGAGCTCGGCTGCGCCGCGGTCATGCCGCTGGCGGCGCCGATCGGCAGCGGCCTGGGCGTCTGCAACCCGTACTCGATCCGGCTCATCAAGGAGCGCGCGCGGGTGCCGGTCATCGTCGATGCCGGCGTCGGCACCGCCTCCGACGCGACGATCGCGATGGAGCTGGGCGTCGACGCCGTCCTGATGAACACCGGCATCGCGCTGGCGCAGGATCCGGTGCGCATGGCGCGCGCGATGAAGGCCGGCGTCGAAGCCGGCCGCGACGCGTTCCTGGCCGGCCGCATGGAACGGAAGCCGTACGCCAGCGCGTCGAGTCCGACGCGCGATCTGATCGTCACCAAAACCGGAGAGCGTCCATGA
- the thiO gene encoding glycine oxidase ThiO, giving the protein MPDVAVVGAGLIGCSVAYELAKRGLAVTVFDRAEPARAASWAGAGMLAPFSEEMPDAAMLAFCRAALDAYPVFVDELRERSGVDARFRREGTLHVALDEPALAALTARAARYRANGGEVALLDRAGAHAREPLLARDLAGALFVANEAQVDNRRLGRALVAACRALGVRFEWVEGLALEADARRVRGLRTAHGFAAAPTVVNAAGAWAGELAGVPPPARVPVRPVAGEMLALAVPPTALRALVWLGHRYLVPREDGRLLVGATVEERGFDARVTAAGIRDLLDAALAVAPALGAFALVETWAGLRPGSHDGRPYLGRTALDGYLVASGHYRNGILLAPATGRALAALIVDGDEDRLAPFAPTRIVGEVAARGANATS; this is encoded by the coding sequence GTGCCTGACGTCGCGGTCGTCGGCGCCGGCCTGATCGGCTGCAGCGTCGCCTACGAGCTGGCCAAACGCGGGCTCGCGGTCACCGTCTTCGATCGCGCCGAGCCTGCGCGCGCCGCGTCGTGGGCCGGCGCGGGGATGTTGGCGCCGTTCAGCGAGGAGATGCCGGACGCGGCGATGCTGGCGTTCTGCCGCGCCGCGCTGGACGCGTATCCGGTCTTCGTCGACGAGCTGCGCGAGCGCAGCGGCGTCGACGCGCGCTTTCGGCGCGAGGGAACGCTGCACGTGGCGCTCGACGAGCCCGCGCTGGCGGCGCTGACCGCGCGCGCCGCGCGGTACCGCGCCAACGGCGGTGAGGTCGCGCTGCTCGACCGCGCCGGCGCGCACGCGCGCGAGCCGCTGCTGGCGCGCGATCTGGCCGGCGCGCTGTTCGTGGCCAACGAAGCGCAGGTCGACAACCGCCGCTTGGGCCGCGCGCTGGTCGCCGCGTGTCGCGCGCTGGGCGTGCGGTTCGAATGGGTCGAGGGCCTCGCGCTCGAGGCCGACGCGCGGCGCGTGCGCGGGCTGCGCACCGCGCACGGCTTCGCCGCGGCGCCGACGGTGGTCAACGCGGCCGGCGCCTGGGCCGGCGAGCTCGCGGGCGTCCCGCCGCCCGCGCGCGTTCCCGTGCGACCGGTCGCCGGCGAGATGCTGGCGCTGGCGGTTCCGCCGACCGCCCTGCGTGCGCTGGTCTGGCTCGGGCACCGCTATTTGGTGCCGCGCGAGGACGGCCGGCTGCTGGTCGGGGCGACGGTCGAGGAGCGCGGTTTCGACGCCCGGGTGACGGCCGCCGGGATCCGCGACCTGCTCGACGCGGCGCTCGCCGTCGCGCCGGCGCTCGGCGCGTTCGCGCTGGTCGAAACGTGGGCCGGCTTGCGGCCCGGCTCGCACGACGGCCGGCCGTACCTGGGGCGCACCGCGCTGGACGGATACCTGGTCGCGAGCGGCCACTACCGCAACGGCATCTTGCTGGCGCCCGCAACGGGCCGCGCCTTGGCTGCCTTGATCGTCGACGGCGACGAGGACCGATTGGCGCCCTTCGCGCCGACGCGCATCGTCGGGGAGGTTGCCGCGAGGGGCGCGAACGCCACCTCGTGA
- the thiS gene encoding sulfur carrier protein ThiS — translation MTITVNGEPREVAADATVDALLGALGVRRDGTAVALNDEVVPRAHHARAALREGDRLEIIVAVAGG, via the coding sequence GTGACGATAACGGTGAACGGCGAGCCGCGCGAGGTCGCGGCCGACGCGACGGTCGACGCGCTGCTGGGCGCGCTGGGCGTCCGCCGCGACGGCACCGCCGTCGCGCTCAACGACGAAGTCGTGCCGCGCGCGCACCACGCGCGGGCGGCGCTGCGCGAAGGCGACCGGCTCGAGATCATCGTCGCCGTGGCCGGGGGATAG
- a CDS encoding FecR domain-containing protein — MVRQVSAALLAVLVAFAAFGQVAPVGAASGDKELTRVKGTVGYKQTLTDTLHPVFSREDLPDDAYAVTQANSAAILTLRDSSQVDIGEKTTVQVGAFNAVGAGQNQITLAQGAMHFKVVHPQGGQSNYTFTTPTSQIAVRGTEGFIASGPQGTQIVCVVCQPGDVVVQIGTKTFTLVTGQGATILGNSILNATFQVTNANLINNPAFNQFGNLNPPAGSTPSDPTGSGSGAGGGGGAGAGAGAGAGAGAGAGGIAGSTLALGAAGAALAGLIVADATRGTPTPTPTPVATPTPTASPTPVITATPTASPTPAITATPTATPVPTASPSPTPIPSGVPVTSPTPTASPTPTIPPGFSALTVSPTTVQITQVPGSATFTVQQTGPSGTITIGQPSCGGDGAAATVSPGNVNIAPNSAATTITVTAQAAPTVSPAPSVACTVHVTGANSQSATVNVDIYTSSIGVSGKKKTAGGSSPQPRAAPNPFVNGRPPQR, encoded by the coding sequence ATGGTTCGTCAAGTGAGCGCCGCCCTTCTGGCGGTGCTCGTCGCCTTTGCGGCGTTCGGGCAGGTCGCGCCCGTGGGGGCAGCGAGCGGTGACAAGGAGCTGACCCGCGTCAAGGGCACGGTCGGCTACAAGCAGACGCTCACCGACACCTTGCATCCGGTGTTCTCGCGCGAGGATTTGCCGGACGACGCGTACGCCGTCACCCAAGCCAACTCGGCCGCGATCTTGACGCTGCGCGACAGCTCGCAAGTCGACATCGGCGAAAAGACGACCGTGCAAGTCGGCGCGTTCAACGCCGTCGGCGCCGGACAGAACCAGATCACCTTGGCGCAGGGCGCGATGCACTTCAAGGTCGTGCACCCGCAAGGCGGACAGTCGAACTACACGTTCACCACCCCGACCTCGCAGATCGCGGTACGCGGGACGGAAGGCTTCATCGCGAGCGGCCCGCAGGGCACGCAGATCGTATGCGTCGTCTGTCAGCCGGGCGACGTCGTCGTGCAGATCGGAACCAAGACGTTCACCCTGGTCACCGGTCAAGGCGCGACGATTCTGGGCAACTCGATCCTCAACGCGACCTTCCAAGTGACCAACGCGAACCTGATCAACAACCCGGCCTTCAACCAGTTCGGCAACCTCAACCCGCCGGCCGGTTCGACACCGTCCGACCCGACCGGGTCCGGTTCGGGCGCGGGCGGCGGTGGCGGTGCAGGCGCCGGAGCCGGTGCCGGGGCCGGGGCCGGGGCGGGTGCCGGCGGGATCGCCGGTTCCACGCTCGCGCTGGGCGCCGCCGGCGCCGCGCTGGCCGGGCTGATCGTCGCCGACGCGACGCGCGGCACGCCGACGCCCACGCCCACGCCGGTCGCCACGCCGACGCCGACCGCCTCGCCGACGCCGGTGATCACCGCGACGCCGACCGCCTCACCGACGCCGGCGATCACGGCGACGCCGACCGCCACGCCGGTCCCGACCGCCAGCCCCTCGCCGACGCCGATCCCGTCGGGCGTCCCGGTCACCTCGCCGACGCCGACCGCATCGCCGACGCCGACGATCCCGCCGGGCTTCAGCGCGCTGACCGTCTCGCCGACGACCGTCCAGATCACGCAGGTCCCGGGCTCGGCGACGTTCACCGTGCAGCAGACCGGTCCGAGCGGCACCATCACGATCGGACAGCCGAGCTGCGGCGGCGACGGCGCGGCGGCGACCGTCTCGCCCGGCAACGTCAACATCGCGCCAAACTCCGCGGCGACGACGATCACGGTCACCGCGCAGGCGGCGCCGACGGTCTCGCCGGCGCCGAGCGTCGCCTGCACCGTACACGTCACCGGCGCGAACAGTCAGAGCGCGACCGTCAACGTCGACATCTACACGAGCTCGATCGGCGTGAGCGGCAAGAAGAAGACCGCCGGCGGCTCCTCACCGCAGCCGCGCGCGGCACCGAACCCCTTCGTCAATGGGCGCCCGCCGCAGCGGTGA
- a CDS encoding heterodisulfide reductase-related iron-sulfur binding cluster, with product MSARAYADLIADCVHCGFCLPACPTYNAWGEEMDSPRGRIDLMRGVEDGTIALDALVGEHIDKCLGCMACVTACPSGVRYDLLIETARAKVEEQVPRSPGDRAFRSFVFALFPYPARLRALAPLLWLAEKLGVRRLVAGPLGNVLPARLRQLATVAPPVDLAATFAALPERTPARGAQRAKVALVAGCVQRTFFPGVNAATVRVLAAEGCEVVVPRGQGCCGALSLHSGRLEEAKAFARALIVRFEREPVDAILVNAAGCGSSLKEYGDLLADEPAWAARAAAFAARVRDVNEWLATLEPRAPRSPLPLRVAYHDACHLAHAQRVREQPRALLRSIPALELVEIAEGDQCCGSAGTYNLFEPAAAREIGLRKVDNVQRCAPDLLASANPGCTLQIGSLLAERGAHLPAAHPLEILDAAINGTPLPR from the coding sequence GTGAGCGCGCGCGCCTACGCCGACCTGATCGCCGACTGCGTGCACTGCGGCTTCTGTCTGCCCGCCTGTCCGACGTACAACGCGTGGGGTGAGGAGATGGACTCGCCGCGCGGGCGCATCGACCTGATGCGCGGCGTCGAGGACGGTACGATCGCGCTCGACGCGCTGGTCGGCGAGCACATCGACAAGTGCCTCGGCTGCATGGCGTGCGTGACGGCGTGTCCGTCGGGCGTCCGCTACGATCTGCTGATCGAAACGGCGCGCGCGAAGGTCGAGGAGCAGGTGCCGCGCTCGCCGGGCGATCGCGCGTTCCGCTCGTTCGTGTTCGCGTTGTTCCCGTACCCCGCGCGCTTGCGCGCGCTGGCGCCGCTGCTCTGGCTGGCGGAAAAGCTCGGCGTGCGCCGGCTCGTCGCCGGCCCGCTGGGGAACGTGCTCCCGGCGCGATTGCGGCAGCTGGCGACCGTGGCACCGCCGGTGGACCTGGCCGCGACCTTCGCCGCGCTGCCGGAACGCACGCCGGCGCGCGGCGCGCAGCGCGCCAAGGTCGCGCTGGTCGCCGGCTGCGTGCAGCGCACGTTCTTCCCGGGCGTCAACGCCGCGACGGTGCGGGTGCTGGCGGCCGAAGGCTGCGAGGTCGTCGTGCCGCGCGGGCAGGGCTGCTGCGGCGCGCTCTCGCTGCACAGCGGCCGCCTCGAGGAGGCCAAGGCGTTCGCGCGCGCGCTGATCGTGCGCTTCGAGCGCGAACCGGTCGACGCGATCCTGGTCAACGCCGCCGGCTGCGGCTCCTCGCTCAAAGAGTACGGCGACCTGCTCGCGGACGAGCCGGCGTGGGCCGCGCGCGCGGCGGCGTTCGCCGCTCGGGTGCGCGACGTCAACGAGTGGTTGGCCACGCTCGAGCCGCGCGCCCCGCGCAGCCCGCTTCCGCTCCGCGTCGCGTATCACGACGCGTGCCACCTCGCCCACGCGCAGCGCGTGCGCGAGCAGCCCCGCGCGCTGCTGCGTTCGATCCCGGCGCTCGAGCTGGTCGAGATCGCCGAGGGCGATCAGTGCTGCGGTAGCGCCGGTACCTACAACCTGTTCGAGCCGGCCGCGGCGCGTGAGATCGGGTTGCGCAAAGTCGACAACGTGCAGCGCTGCGCGCCGGACCTGTTGGCGAGCGCCAACCCGGGTTGCACGCTGCAGATCGGCTCGCTGCTGGCGGAGCGCGGCGCGCACCTGCCGGCCGCGCATCCCCTCGAGATCCTCGACGCCGCGATCAACGGAACGCCGCTGCCGCGCTGA
- a CDS encoding electron transfer flavoprotein-ubiquinone oxidoreductase gives MAQRDSLEVDVLFVGGGPASLAGAIRLRQLAAAAGAEISVMVIEKGGEIGNHGFSGAVVDPKALHELFPGEDITGGLDVPVSSDAMWFLTNSGKIAAPFTPPVLNNHGKYVTSLSNLTKWMGAKAEEGGADVFPAFPGQELLWDGDRVIGVRVGDKGVAHDGSHKPNYEPGPDLMAKVVVLGEGPRGTLTKTAVARLGLDRDRDPQVYAVGIKELWRVPGRLAAGSVIHTLGAPLWNTFGGGWIYAMTDDVIDIGLVTGLDYADPTTDPHDNFQRYKLHPAIRPLLEGGEMIRYGAKAIPEGGLHAMPRFYADGLCIVGDSAGFLNGLRLKGIHLAIKSGMLAAEAIFDALQADDTSAAKLGAYDQKFRASWAFTELHAARNFHQGFSSGIWGGLVNAQLSLMTGGRGFGIHDKLAGEEGYARMKPLGQVETVAKSKRVVPDGKLTFDKLTDVFKSGTMHDEDQPPHLHVADTNICADRCTVEYGNPCQYFCPAKVYEPHFTKADGAPAEGRLQINFSNCVHCKTCDIMDPYQIITWVPPQGGEGPVYTGM, from the coding sequence ATGGCACAGCGCGATTCCCTGGAAGTCGACGTCCTCTTCGTCGGAGGTGGTCCTGCCTCGCTCGCCGGCGCGATCCGCTTGCGGCAGCTCGCCGCGGCGGCGGGCGCCGAGATCAGCGTGATGGTGATCGAGAAGGGAGGCGAGATCGGCAACCACGGTTTCTCCGGCGCCGTCGTCGATCCGAAGGCCTTGCACGAGCTGTTTCCCGGCGAGGACATCACCGGCGGCCTCGACGTGCCGGTCTCGAGCGACGCGATGTGGTTCCTGACCAACTCGGGAAAGATCGCCGCCCCGTTCACGCCGCCGGTGCTCAACAACCACGGCAAGTACGTCACCTCACTCTCGAACCTCACCAAGTGGATGGGCGCGAAAGCCGAAGAGGGCGGCGCCGACGTGTTCCCCGCCTTCCCGGGGCAAGAGCTGTTGTGGGACGGCGATCGCGTGATCGGCGTGCGCGTCGGCGACAAAGGCGTCGCGCACGACGGCTCGCACAAGCCCAACTACGAGCCGGGCCCCGATTTGATGGCGAAGGTCGTCGTGCTCGGCGAAGGTCCGCGCGGCACGCTGACCAAGACCGCCGTCGCGCGCCTGGGTCTGGACCGCGACCGCGATCCGCAAGTCTACGCGGTCGGCATCAAGGAGCTCTGGCGCGTCCCCGGCCGGCTCGCAGCCGGCTCGGTGATCCACACGCTGGGCGCGCCGCTGTGGAACACCTTCGGCGGCGGGTGGATCTACGCGATGACCGACGACGTCATCGACATCGGTCTGGTGACCGGGCTCGACTACGCCGATCCGACGACCGATCCGCACGACAACTTCCAGCGCTACAAGCTGCACCCGGCGATTCGTCCGCTGCTCGAAGGCGGCGAGATGATCCGCTACGGCGCGAAGGCGATCCCCGAAGGCGGCCTGCACGCGATGCCGCGCTTCTACGCCGACGGCCTGTGCATCGTCGGCGACTCGGCGGGGTTCCTCAACGGCTTGCGCCTCAAGGGCATCCACCTCGCGATCAAGTCGGGCATGCTGGCCGCCGAGGCGATCTTCGACGCGCTGCAAGCCGACGACACCAGCGCCGCCAAGCTCGGCGCGTACGACCAGAAGTTCCGCGCGTCGTGGGCGTTCACCGAGCTGCACGCTGCGCGCAACTTCCACCAAGGCTTCAGCAGCGGCATTTGGGGCGGGCTGGTCAACGCGCAGCTCAGCTTGATGACCGGCGGGCGCGGGTTCGGCATCCACGACAAGCTGGCCGGCGAAGAAGGCTACGCCCGGATGAAGCCGCTCGGCCAGGTCGAGACGGTCGCCAAGAGCAAGCGCGTCGTTCCCGACGGCAAGCTGACTTTCGACAAGCTGACCGACGTCTTCAAGAGCGGCACGATGCACGACGAGGATCAGCCGCCGCACCTCCACGTCGCCGACACCAACATCTGCGCCGACCGCTGCACCGTCGAGTACGGCAACCCGTGCCAGTACTTTTGCCCGGCCAAAGTCTACGAGCCGCACTTCACCAAGGCCGACGGCGCGCCGGCCGAGGGGCGCTTGCAGATCAACTTCTCGAACTGCGTGCACTGCAAGACGTGCGACATCATGGATCCCTACCAGATCATCACCTGGGTGCCGCCGCAGGGCGGTGAGGGGCCGGTCTACACGGGGATGTGA
- a CDS encoding metallophosphoesterase: MIRRIALCAALALLGVAQAVPIGPGTPLTRMTPAPGPPTQRWLLVSDVHFNPFADATLVDKLAAAPPAGWEAIFTSSAQRTPSGYGTDTNDALLDSALTSMRLNDPAPLVVVIDGDFLAHGFQSLFDKTAHVHTDAAYRAFVDKTIAYLALRFGETFPEAQFVPSIGNNDSYCGDYKSAPGSPFLAHFAAAWSPLVHRHGASDAADGGADDFVAGISAAGHYVTDVPGMHLRLVVPNSVVWSANYDDQCGDPHRNPPQAELAWLTRTLHRPSAAPTWLVTHIPPGIDVYSSLQGKTPVTTYAAAYTSAVPDLIDAPWAGVQTVLTGHFHTDGFRIVGFGGPHPVPLLTIPSISPIFANAPAYVDARVFEATIVDATTYVLAGLPTLATSGAPPALTWDAEYSYAKDLHLPGLDANGLHALQDELVSDPAVRTNFEKWFVSGSPVESMTDTNWPAYWCADVDLTVAAWQTCLAQQPGAAHTQQ, from the coding sequence GTGATCCGGCGGATTGCGCTCTGTGCCGCGCTGGCGCTGCTGGGGGTCGCGCAGGCGGTCCCGATCGGTCCCGGCACGCCGCTGACGCGGATGACGCCGGCGCCCGGGCCGCCCACGCAGCGCTGGCTGCTGGTCAGCGACGTCCACTTCAACCCGTTCGCCGACGCGACGCTGGTCGACAAGCTCGCCGCCGCACCGCCCGCCGGCTGGGAGGCGATCTTCACCAGCTCGGCCCAACGCACGCCCAGCGGCTACGGCACCGACACCAACGACGCGCTGCTCGACTCCGCGCTGACCTCGATGCGGTTGAACGACCCCGCGCCGCTGGTCGTCGTCATCGACGGCGATTTCCTCGCGCACGGCTTCCAGTCGCTGTTCGACAAAACCGCGCACGTCCACACCGACGCCGCCTATCGCGCCTTCGTCGACAAGACGATCGCGTATCTCGCGCTGCGCTTCGGCGAGACGTTCCCCGAGGCGCAGTTCGTTCCGTCGATCGGCAACAACGACTCCTACTGCGGCGACTACAAGAGCGCGCCGGGCAGTCCGTTCTTGGCCCACTTCGCGGCCGCGTGGTCGCCGCTGGTGCACCGTCACGGCGCCTCCGACGCCGCCGACGGCGGCGCCGACGATTTCGTCGCCGGGATCTCGGCCGCCGGCCACTACGTCACCGACGTGCCCGGGATGCACCTGCGTTTGGTGGTGCCGAACAGCGTCGTGTGGTCGGCCAACTACGACGACCAGTGCGGCGACCCGCACCGCAACCCGCCGCAGGCGGAGCTGGCGTGGCTCACCCGCACGCTGCACCGTCCGAGCGCCGCGCCGACGTGGCTCGTGACGCACATCCCGCCCGGGATCGACGTCTACTCATCGCTGCAAGGGAAGACGCCGGTGACGACCTACGCCGCCGCCTACACGAGCGCGGTTCCCGACCTGATCGACGCGCCGTGGGCCGGCGTGCAGACGGTTCTCACCGGCCACTTCCACACCGACGGCTTCCGCATCGTCGGCTTCGGCGGTCCGCACCCGGTGCCGCTGCTGACGATCCCCTCGATCAGCCCGATCTTCGCCAACGCACCGGCCTACGTCGACGCGCGCGTCTTCGAGGCGACGATCGTCGACGCGACGACCTACGTGCTGGCCGGACTGCCCACGCTGGCCACCTCGGGTGCGCCGCCGGCGCTCACGTGGGACGCCGAGTACAGCTACGCCAAGGATCTCCACCTGCCGGGGCTCGACGCCAACGGCCTACACGCGCTGCAGGACGAGCTGGTCTCCGATCCGGCCGTGCGCACCAACTTCGAGAAGTGGTTCGTCTCCGGCAGCCCGGTGGAGTCGATGACGGACACCAACTGGCCCGCGTACTGGTGCGCCGACGTCGACCTGACGGTCGCGGCCTGGCAGACGTGTCTGGCGCAGCAGCCGGGGGCGGCGCACACCCAGCAGTGA